CCAGATAGGCTCCAACACATAGTCGGAATAGAGACAGACAAAATAGCCGTCGCCCACAATCCCCAACACACTGAAGGTGAAGTCAAGTTTTTGGGAGGCCAACACCCAAACCCGCCCATTGTCGAGGGGCATATAGGTTTGTTGAATCCGTACGGAATCGATAAAATCGATGATGCCTTTTTTGAGATGTATATCCGTACTGTGGATACGCCAGCTGTCTTCGATGATATAGATGTGGCCGTGAAAGGCTGGGGCTTGGTCGCGCTTGGGCGTAATACGGATTTTATTGAGTAGCAAGCCCCCCTCTTGGATGACTCCTTCGAGCTGATAGTCATAATAGCTCATCGCATCAGGGGCAATAGGCGATACCAGCCCTTGGCGGCTGAAATCATCGTTGGCGATGACGGCCTCATAGAGGTTAAAATTCATCTGTGAGGCTTGATTGAAGCTAAACCCCCGGCTATCTCCACTGACCTTCGACGAAAGCATCACTTCTTTGATACGGTCAGGTTGTTGGAAACTCAACTCCGAAACCGATTCTGAGAGGTATACAACTCCCGTATCCAGCTCCAGCTCTACACCCAGTATTTTTTTGGGTGCTTTGGTAAGCCTATTCAAACCCTTGAGGTAGGCCATACTGCGGTAGCTTGATACTTCACGTAGGTAGCGTTTGCGCTGCCGCTGCGCTTCTCGAATAATGGCATAGGCAGGGTCAGGGTCTTTGGCATTGACCGTAACTTCCTTGAGGGTCAAACTCTCATCAGCTAGGCTGACATTCAGGGTCTGATTACCAGCTTGAAGCATAACCGTACGGGTTTCGGCGCGGTAGCCAATGTATTGAAAGACCACTGTGTGGGTGCCTGCCGGAAGGCTTAGGCTGTAAAATCCCTGCTCATTGGTCGTTACGCCACGGCTGCTGCCCTGCACATACACATTGGCATAGGGAAGCCCCATACCTTGGGTATCTGTGAGGCGGCCTTGGAGGCTTAGGTTCTGGCTGTGGCCTTTTGTCGATAACAATAAGCCCAACACTAAAAAACAGTAAATACGGAGTAGATGCATTGTTTAGTAGACTGATTTGTGGATAAGAACATACAAAGCTAACATCAAGAATGATTTTTATACCAAGGTCTGCTTGATTGGAGGATTCACAAGATTGATTTTCTTGTTGTTCAAAGGTTTTTAGCCGATAAACTTCCCAAACCAATTTTGATTGGGTATAGCTCCTTCCCTTTATCAATGCGCAACTTTCAGGATTATTTTACCCACATTGAGGTTCTGCTCCATCCGCTGGTGAGCCTCTTGGACTTGCTGCCAAGGGTAGACACTGTCTATCACGGGGCGCAATTGGCCTTGGGCAAAAGCTTTGGCGCAGAACCGCCAAAAATCTGTGGTGAGCTGGCTTTGGTAGCTCAGGCTTCGAGAGCGTAAAGTGCTGCCCAAAATACTCAGGCGTTTGCTCAATATGGGTGCTAGATTGGTTTCGCCGAGGCGATGGCCACCCAAGAGTGCCAACATCACCAAACGGCCATCGGTATTGAGCACCTGTAAATTATGCTCAAAATAAGCGGCAGCCATAAAATCAAGCACCACATCGACTCCAGAGGGGCGGAGATGTTGGCGTATTTCGTACACAAAATCTTGGTGGTGATAATCGATGCAGAGGTCTGCCCCCAGCTGCCGACACGTTTCGTGCTTGGCGGCGGAAGCCGTAACGGCTACCTTTGCACCTATGAGCTTGGCTAGTTGGATGGCGGCAGTACCTACCCCGCTGGCTCCGGCGTGGATGAGTATGGTTTCTTCGGCTTGGAGTTTGGCCAACCACATCAAGGCTTGATAGGC
This genomic window from Eisenibacter elegans DSM 3317 contains:
- a CDS encoding NAD(P)H-quinone oxidoreductase: MQAILIRQPGDATQLYLGEYERPKPAPDEVLVRVAATALNRADILQREGKYPPPAGASPILGLEVAGEVAAIGSQVSQFSPGDRVFGLLPGGAYAQYATIKASMALPIPQNWSFEEAAAIPEVFLTAYQALMWLAKLQAEETILIHAGASGVGTAAIQLAKLIGAKVAVTASAAKHETCRQLGADLCIDYHHQDFVYEIRQHLRPSGVDVVLDFMAAAYFEHNLQVLNTDGRLVMLALLGGHRLGETNLAPILSKRLSILGSTLRSRSLSYQSQLTTDFWRFCAKAFAQGQLRPVIDSVYPWQQVQEAHQRMEQNLNVGKIILKVAH